From the genome of Yersinia enterocolitica, one region includes:
- a CDS encoding glycoside hydrolase family 2 yields MGFLLQLISSVVVAQLPSTLDLSGQWRIRDGNPPASDAWSDTLDDSQWQQLKVPANWYSEGVDHQGVLWYRTRFTLPVLDTDDMATLVFDGVDYQTDIWLNSQRAGQHKGYFQRFSIDITDIARIDNVLAMRVDSPYETPGKIWSFRKQLIKGVFNHHDTRPGGAWSDHGQDANSGGIWAPVTSHISRGAVIDNVLAVPDWSRGLAHPILKVSLDYRANHNRPVVMLLRLIPDNFIGQSYQLEKSVSLVASQHNAQTLTANFLLDNPALWWPSGHGKQNLYRLEVSFSDRLGMMDVTHVRTGLRRIAIDPQQQSWSINGKRLFIRGTNYIGSPWLGSLTPTDYRHDLLMMQLANINAIRVHAHVAGRALYDLADEMGILLWQDFPLQWGYDDSASFAREAARQAADMTQQFGSHPAIVLWSGHNEPPWDATWMQYRYSDWRPDINRALTASVAQVLSQDHSRITHAYSSTAEHYWQGWYSGQKSDHLKPATTSIISEFGAQALPDLATLKTIIPHAELWPKTADKQDEGWRIWAYHNFQPHETFELAKVTRGPNINTFIKNSQQYQASLIQLAAESYRRQRYQPVAALFHFMFTENWPSINWGVVDYLRHPKPGYFALQRAYQPVLPSIDPKTENWVQGQRGRIDLWAINDRWFNYQKASLHWKILQSGMILSKGSRNIKLMADSGQKVIELQVIPRSVQPMNVMSDIINEQGEILGHNELQIYIQP; encoded by the coding sequence TTGGGATTTCTTTTACAACTTATCTCGTCGGTTGTTGTTGCTCAGTTGCCATCCACTTTAGATTTGTCCGGTCAGTGGCGAATACGGGATGGCAATCCGCCAGCTTCTGACGCCTGGAGTGACACCCTGGATGACAGCCAGTGGCAACAGTTGAAAGTGCCCGCTAATTGGTACAGTGAGGGCGTCGATCATCAAGGCGTATTATGGTATCGCACCCGGTTTACATTACCGGTTTTAGATACCGATGATATGGCGACCTTGGTATTCGATGGCGTCGATTATCAAACGGATATTTGGCTCAACAGTCAACGAGCGGGGCAACATAAGGGGTATTTTCAGCGGTTCAGTATCGATATCACCGATATAGCCCGAATAGATAATGTGCTGGCTATGCGTGTAGATAGCCCTTACGAGACTCCGGGCAAAATTTGGTCATTTCGTAAGCAACTGATTAAGGGCGTGTTCAACCATCATGATACTCGGCCCGGTGGCGCGTGGTCGGATCACGGACAAGATGCTAATTCAGGCGGTATCTGGGCTCCGGTAACGTCACATATCAGCCGTGGCGCTGTTATAGACAATGTACTGGCCGTGCCTGACTGGTCACGGGGGCTTGCACATCCGATTCTGAAGGTGAGTTTGGATTATCGTGCTAACCACAACCGCCCCGTTGTTATGTTGCTACGCCTGATACCCGATAATTTTATCGGCCAATCTTATCAACTGGAGAAAAGTGTTTCATTGGTTGCCAGTCAGCATAATGCACAAACTCTCACCGCTAATTTTCTGCTTGATAACCCCGCATTGTGGTGGCCGTCTGGTCATGGGAAACAAAATCTTTATCGGCTGGAGGTCAGTTTCTCAGACCGTTTAGGCATGATGGATGTGACTCATGTTCGCACTGGCTTACGGCGAATTGCGATAGACCCCCAACAGCAAAGTTGGTCAATCAATGGCAAGCGACTATTCATAAGGGGGACGAACTATATTGGTAGCCCGTGGCTGGGAAGCCTGACACCGACAGATTATCGCCATGACTTGCTCATGATGCAGCTGGCGAACATCAACGCCATACGAGTACATGCCCATGTGGCTGGGCGGGCGTTGTACGACCTGGCTGATGAGATGGGGATACTGCTCTGGCAAGATTTTCCACTGCAATGGGGATATGACGATTCAGCCTCTTTTGCCAGAGAGGCTGCCAGGCAGGCCGCGGATATGACACAGCAGTTTGGCAGCCATCCAGCGATTGTATTGTGGTCTGGGCACAATGAACCGCCCTGGGATGCCACATGGATGCAATATCGTTATTCAGACTGGCGGCCTGACATCAACCGGGCGTTAACCGCGAGCGTCGCGCAGGTGCTCAGTCAGGACCATAGCCGGATCACTCATGCTTACTCGTCCACTGCTGAACACTACTGGCAAGGGTGGTACTCAGGGCAGAAAAGTGATCATCTTAAACCGGCAACTACCTCAATCATCAGCGAGTTTGGCGCACAAGCCTTACCTGACCTGGCAACGTTAAAAACGATAATTCCGCACGCTGAGCTGTGGCCCAAAACGGCGGATAAACAAGATGAAGGCTGGCGTATCTGGGCATACCATAACTTTCAACCTCATGAGACATTTGAATTAGCTAAAGTGACTCGCGGGCCAAATATCAATACGTTTATCAAGAACAGCCAACAGTATCAGGCAAGTTTAATCCAACTCGCCGCAGAGAGTTATCGACGCCAACGTTATCAACCCGTTGCTGCATTATTTCACTTTATGTTTACTGAAAACTGGCCGTCAATTAACTGGGGCGTGGTGGACTATCTCCGCCATCCTAAGCCGGGTTATTTTGCTTTGCAGCGAGCTTATCAGCCCGTTTTACCCTCTATAGATCCGAAAACAGAAAATTGGGTGCAGGGGCAGAGAGGGCGTATTGATTTATGGGCCATCAACGACCGTTGGTTCAACTATCAAAAGGCATCATTACATTGGAAAATATTGCAAAGTGGTATGATTTTATCTAAAGGATCGCGGAACATAAAATTAATGGCGGATAGCGGTCAAAAGGTGATTGAATTGCAAGTTATACCTCGTAGCGTTCAACCAATGAATGTAATGAGTGACATTATTAACGAACAGGGTGAGATATTAGGCCACAATGAACTACAAATTTACATTCAACCCTAA
- a CDS encoding PAS domain S-box protein gives MNPSPFNAHTQQLSSSWLSFKLQQNILLPLVIFIIGLVISGAGAWWLYNEIEANAKIDFQRNVDRVSGEVERRFSQPIYGLNGIRGVYATNSHLTREQFNAYVASRNLPVEFPGVRGFGFIQRVSRSQLNAFITDTRADGAPTFSLRQLQDKQHDDLYIIKYIAPAEKNQGAEGLDIGSESVRREAALLAINSGKPTLSGTIHLVQSNVKTPGTLLFVPVYKSGTYPTTLAERQASLVGLLYSPIVIADLLRDIPEFMNGRVDVELFDSLNDLSNRTMIFDADGSKYANFIPDEEHDDEAIAARIFHNTSVLPLPGRKMTLRISSTPVFEALTERYAPWLVFAFGLLLSSALALLIRQQISGRNRAEMLARNMTADLERLALVAKNTSNAVVITDVKRNIVWVNEGFERITGYSQAEAFGKSPGKLLQCSNTDQGVASEMKIALDAGEPFKGEIVNRAKSGQEYWIELEIQPRYNDKSELIGFMAIESDISERKATYQRLEAALRENNALLSTLNLHGIISTADRDGIITDVNDAFCTISGYSREELIGQTYRLVDSHTHSTDFWQSMWHNIANGISWRGEICNKAKDGSLYWVDTTIAPFNNSTGQIERYISIQVDITTNKNQQANLIIARNQLVRAADVAELGIWTWNIPEGTLSFDERMNNIYGIPEELHNADIPLAYWYSLLYPEDIPDVKSAIKAALENESVYRQVFRIVVRNEVHFIQSTGTVERDESGKAMLMMGINRDITQQREAENILKTAREAAEEANKAKSAFLANMSHELRTPMNAILGMLTLLRRTGLDRKQADYAVKSEAATRTLLRLLNDILDFSKIESGKMELECIPFDIRVMLRDLAVILSSNLKVKKVEVLFDIDPSLPQFVEGDSMRLQQILTNLGGNALKFTELGEVVLFIKVITQDSHHVTLHFGVRDTGIGIAPENQESIFSGFTQAEASTTRRFGGTGLGLVISQRFVALMGGTLTLESEPGKGSLFHFTITLSLPSYTNLVINNETPNTLVNRAQALNNLRVLVVDDNPTACDLIKQMGESLKWTVDVATSGNDALQLMRQQHDSGITYGALFIDWQMPGLDGWQTSKCVRELMPVDNGPMIVMITAHDREMLLQRSEEEQALLDGYLVKPITASMLLDSVIDALSERKQPDVAKPAITESLHRLSGIRLLIVEDNLNNQQIARELLEDEGAEVSIANHGKEAIEILEHHPSSFDLILMDLQMPVMDGYNATKYIRKSLGLKNLPIIAMTANAMASDRDACLAAGMNDHIGKPFDLNNLIHIIRKYSGQTDVVATISHITPVLLSAELKNVAATAGIDVDTALNRLGGDITLYQKMLSLLSEDLANFPTQLETLLTEGDHLSASRLLHTIKGLAAQLGATGLSLSAGQGEKLFSQGAIPTADTINQLLSEMRNKVSVIQSGIMILIPMLSKDNTSNVVAEAVDIKPIELELNRLMLLLQNSDMAALELMNKLMMTFAKQLNGQLSPLNDAVNQLDFANAIKLCQALMVNLPTQRDKKI, from the coding sequence ATGAATCCTTCTCCATTCAATGCCCATACGCAGCAATTGTCCTCATCTTGGCTTTCATTTAAGTTACAACAAAATATTTTACTGCCACTGGTTATTTTCATTATTGGACTGGTTATTTCAGGTGCGGGAGCATGGTGGCTTTATAACGAAATTGAAGCCAATGCAAAAATCGATTTTCAACGTAATGTTGATAGGGTTTCTGGAGAAGTTGAGCGACGTTTCTCTCAGCCAATATATGGGTTGAATGGGATAAGAGGTGTTTATGCTACCAACAGTCATTTAACCCGCGAGCAATTTAATGCTTATGTTGCTTCGCGTAATTTGCCGGTGGAGTTCCCTGGCGTGAGGGGATTTGGTTTTATTCAACGGGTGTCGCGCAGCCAGTTAAATGCGTTTATTACTGATACCCGAGCTGACGGTGCGCCGACGTTTTCTTTGCGGCAACTTCAGGATAAACAGCATGATGATTTGTATATTATTAAATACATTGCACCAGCAGAAAAAAACCAAGGCGCAGAGGGGCTTGATATTGGCTCTGAGTCGGTCAGACGAGAAGCCGCATTGTTGGCAATAAACAGCGGAAAACCCACTCTTTCTGGCACTATTCATCTGGTTCAGTCTAATGTTAAAACTCCCGGCACATTACTTTTTGTCCCGGTTTATAAGTCGGGTACCTATCCTACGACACTTGCTGAACGGCAGGCGTCATTGGTCGGTCTACTCTATTCACCCATTGTGATTGCTGATCTATTACGTGATATTCCCGAGTTTATGAATGGGCGAGTGGATGTTGAATTGTTTGATAGTCTCAATGATTTATCTAATAGAACGATGATCTTCGATGCAGATGGCAGTAAATACGCCAATTTCATACCGGACGAAGAGCATGATGATGAAGCCATAGCTGCCAGAATATTTCACAATACCAGCGTCTTGCCACTACCTGGTCGAAAAATGACACTGCGAATCAGCAGCACACCAGTGTTTGAAGCGCTAACCGAACGTTATGCACCTTGGTTGGTGTTTGCTTTTGGTCTTTTGCTAAGTTCGGCATTGGCTTTACTTATTCGCCAGCAAATCAGTGGACGTAATCGGGCAGAGATGCTGGCGCGGAATATGACCGCAGATCTTGAACGTCTGGCTTTAGTGGCCAAGAACACCTCTAACGCCGTCGTTATTACCGATGTAAAACGTAATATCGTCTGGGTTAACGAGGGCTTTGAACGTATTACCGGATACAGTCAAGCCGAGGCTTTCGGCAAGTCGCCGGGGAAATTACTGCAATGTAGTAATACAGACCAAGGCGTAGCAAGTGAGATGAAAATTGCGTTAGATGCCGGAGAGCCATTTAAAGGTGAAATAGTCAATCGCGCTAAATCGGGGCAAGAATATTGGATTGAGCTGGAGATTCAACCGCGTTATAACGATAAGAGTGAACTTATCGGCTTTATGGCGATTGAGTCGGATATCAGTGAACGTAAAGCGACTTATCAACGTCTTGAAGCGGCCTTACGTGAAAATAATGCCTTACTCAGCACCCTTAATTTACACGGTATTATCTCTACTGCAGACCGGGATGGGATAATCACCGATGTTAATGACGCATTTTGTACTATCAGTGGTTACAGTCGCGAAGAACTTATAGGGCAGACTTACCGCTTAGTTGATTCTCATACACATTCGACTGATTTTTGGCAATCGATGTGGCATAACATTGCTAATGGGATCTCGTGGCGTGGAGAAATCTGTAATAAAGCTAAAGATGGCTCTTTATATTGGGTCGATACCACGATTGCTCCGTTTAACAATAGTACTGGCCAGATTGAGCGATATATTTCCATTCAAGTTGATATTACAACCAATAAAAATCAGCAAGCCAATCTGATTATTGCTCGAAATCAATTAGTCAGAGCGGCGGATGTTGCTGAGTTAGGTATTTGGACCTGGAACATTCCAGAAGGTACGCTTTCTTTCGATGAGCGGATGAATAATATCTATGGGATCCCTGAGGAGTTACACAATGCCGATATCCCGTTGGCGTATTGGTATAGCCTTTTGTATCCAGAGGATATTCCCGACGTTAAAAGTGCAATAAAAGCAGCGTTAGAAAATGAAAGTGTCTATCGTCAGGTTTTCCGTATTGTGGTGAGAAATGAAGTTCACTTTATTCAATCAACTGGAACGGTTGAACGGGATGAAAGTGGCAAAGCAATGTTGATGATGGGGATTAATCGGGATATTACTCAACAACGCGAGGCCGAGAATATCCTGAAAACAGCAAGAGAAGCTGCTGAAGAAGCCAATAAGGCCAAATCTGCATTTTTGGCCAATATGAGTCATGAGCTACGGACCCCGATGAATGCCATCCTTGGCATGCTGACATTGCTACGTAGGACGGGTCTTGATAGGAAACAAGCTGATTATGCGGTTAAAAGTGAAGCCGCCACGCGCACCTTGCTGCGCTTGCTGAACGATATCCTGGACTTCTCCAAAATCGAATCCGGTAAAATGGAACTGGAATGTATCCCGTTTGATATTCGTGTGATGTTGCGTGATTTGGCGGTTATCTTATCGAGCAATCTGAAGGTTAAAAAGGTTGAGGTCTTATTTGATATTGACCCTTCACTACCCCAGTTTGTTGAAGGCGATAGCATGCGACTCCAGCAAATATTAACCAATCTGGGGGGCAATGCGCTGAAGTTCACCGAACTTGGTGAGGTGGTGCTTTTCATCAAAGTTATCACACAGGATAGCCATCACGTTACGTTGCATTTTGGGGTGCGCGATACCGGAATTGGCATTGCACCAGAGAATCAAGAAAGTATTTTTAGTGGTTTTACACAAGCAGAAGCCTCGACAACGCGCCGGTTTGGTGGCACGGGCTTAGGGCTAGTGATAAGTCAGCGCTTTGTTGCACTGATGGGCGGGACGCTCACCTTAGAAAGTGAACCGGGTAAAGGGAGCCTATTTCATTTCACCATAACGCTGTCGCTACCTTCTTATACCAATCTGGTTATTAATAATGAAACACCAAACACTTTGGTAAACAGAGCACAGGCATTGAATAATTTACGAGTCTTGGTTGTTGATGATAATCCGACAGCCTGTGACCTGATCAAACAGATGGGGGAATCACTAAAATGGACCGTTGATGTCGCAACCAGTGGCAATGATGCATTGCAATTGATGAGACAGCAGCATGATAGTGGTATTACCTACGGGGCGCTCTTTATTGACTGGCAAATGCCGGGGTTAGATGGTTGGCAGACCAGTAAATGTGTGCGTGAACTGATGCCAGTAGATAACGGCCCTATGATTGTCATGATAACCGCCCATGATCGCGAAATGTTATTACAGCGCAGCGAAGAAGAGCAGGCATTACTGGATGGTTATTTGGTTAAGCCGATCACAGCATCAATGTTGTTGGATTCAGTGATTGATGCATTAAGCGAACGCAAACAACCTGATGTTGCGAAACCGGCAATAACCGAATCTTTACACCGACTGTCTGGTATAAGGCTATTAATTGTTGAAGATAACTTGAATAACCAGCAAATAGCACGTGAGTTACTTGAGGATGAGGGAGCAGAGGTCAGTATTGCCAATCATGGCAAAGAGGCAATTGAGATATTAGAACATCATCCGTCTTCATTTGATCTGATATTGATGGATTTACAAATGCCGGTCATGGATGGCTACAATGCGACGAAATATATTCGAAAAAGTCTTGGGTTAAAAAACTTACCGATTATAGCCATGACAGCTAATGCGATGGCCTCTGATCGTGATGCCTGCCTTGCTGCTGGAATGAATGACCATATTGGTAAACCCTTTGACTTGAATAATCTAATACACATCATACGGAAATACAGTGGGCAAACTGATGTTGTCGCTACGATTAGCCATATAACTCCTGTTTTGTTATCTGCTGAATTAAAAAATGTCGCGGCAACGGCAGGAATTGACGTTGATACCGCCCTTAATCGATTAGGTGGCGATATTACGCTGTACCAAAAAATGTTATCGCTGCTTAGTGAGGATTTGGCTAATTTCCCTACCCAGTTGGAGACATTATTGACTGAAGGTGACCATCTGTCGGCATCTCGTCTGCTACATACCATCAAAGGACTTGCCGCACAGCTGGGGGCCACTGGCCTTTCTTTGAGTGCGGGGCAGGGGGAGAAGTTATTTAGCCAGGGCGCTATACCTACGGCAGATACGATTAATCAATTACTGAGTGAGATGCGAAATAAAGTATCCGTTATACAATCTGGGATAATGATACTAATCCCAATGCTATCGAAAGATAACACTAGTAATGTTGTGGCAGAGGCAGTTGATATAAAACCTATCGAGTTGGAACTGAATCGTTTGATGCTGTTATTACAAAACTCAGATATGGCTGCGTTAGAGCTGATGAATAAATTGATGATGACTTTTGCTAAGCAACTTAATGGACAATTATCTCCTCTTAATGATGCAGTAAACCAACTAGATTTTGCCAACGCTATCAAGTTATGCCAAGCCTTGATGGTTAATCTTCCTACTCAGAGAGATAAGAAGATATGA
- a CDS encoding DUF3131 domain-containing protein — translation MVIGILIAFSIVLYVEKNSQDMEDSRVHITTSIGRPLTPVPRPLSSEEVIWAKAAWQYFINNTQPSGLVNSVDKFPSSTMWDTSSYFMALISAQRIGIIQQDEFDTRISNALGALAKLPLFEGKLPNKAYNTQTLSMVNYINQPSTKGIGWSAIDISRMMVPLNILVWSYPQHAVEVNKVISRWQLDALVVDDQLQGSVVDDKTQLISLHQEGRMGYEQYAARILQLVGINASLALDYTVHLQFIKVEGILVPDDDRVSQKEGANTFIVSEPYILTGLELGFDLYSSELAWRVFKAQENRFQRTAIYTSVSEDHVDQAPFFIYSTLHYANEDWAVITDKGESVNQLRQLSTKSAFSWYALWRTPYSEQTRNQLNSLMDSNKGWYSGIYEVNNKINTSLNANTNGVVLESLAFIKGGKLLCAACPQVMQSVGATDKQLR, via the coding sequence ATGGTGATCGGTATTTTAATCGCATTTTCTATTGTGTTGTATGTCGAAAAGAACTCTCAAGATATGGAAGATTCTCGTGTCCATATCACCACCAGTATTGGCAGACCATTAACACCAGTTCCTCGACCATTGAGTTCCGAAGAAGTAATTTGGGCTAAGGCTGCATGGCAATATTTTATTAATAATACTCAGCCGAGTGGTTTAGTGAATTCCGTGGATAAATTCCCATCGTCGACAATGTGGGATACCAGTAGTTATTTTATGGCGCTGATTTCAGCGCAACGAATTGGTATTATTCAACAAGATGAGTTTGATACCCGAATCAGTAATGCATTAGGTGCATTGGCTAAATTGCCACTATTTGAAGGTAAATTACCTAATAAAGCCTATAATACACAGACTCTATCTATGGTTAATTATATTAATCAGCCCAGTACGAAAGGTATAGGCTGGTCGGCTATTGATATCAGTCGAATGATGGTGCCATTAAATATATTGGTCTGGAGTTATCCCCAGCATGCTGTCGAGGTCAATAAGGTTATTTCACGTTGGCAATTAGATGCGCTAGTGGTCGATGATCAATTACAAGGTTCGGTAGTTGATGATAAAACTCAGCTCATTTCATTGCATCAGGAAGGGCGTATGGGGTATGAGCAATATGCGGCACGGATCCTGCAATTAGTGGGTATTAATGCTAGCTTAGCCCTTGATTACACTGTACATCTACAATTTATTAAAGTTGAAGGGATATTGGTGCCAGATGATGATCGTGTCTCGCAAAAAGAGGGGGCAAATACATTTATCGTCAGTGAACCCTATATCTTGACCGGCTTAGAGTTGGGTTTTGATCTTTATTCATCAGAACTAGCCTGGCGGGTTTTTAAGGCTCAGGAAAATCGTTTTCAGCGTACTGCTATATATACCTCTGTCAGTGAGGATCATGTGGATCAAGCTCCTTTCTTTATTTATAGCACACTCCATTATGCTAATGAAGATTGGGCGGTAATTACGGACAAAGGTGAGAGTGTCAATCAGTTACGACAGTTATCAACCAAATCGGCATTTAGTTGGTATGCCTTATGGCGCACACCTTATAGTGAACAGACACGGAATCAATTAAATAGCTTGATGGATTCGAACAAAGGTTGGTATAGCGGAATTTATGAAGTTAACAATAAAATAAATACTTCACTAAATGCCAATACCAATGGCGTGGTGTTAGAAAGTTTGGCTTTTATCAAGGGTGGAAAACTACTTTGTGCTGCCTGTCCTCAGGTGATGCAATCCGTTGGCGCAACAGATAAACAACTAAGGTAG
- a CDS encoding DUF3131 domain-containing protein: protein MRKTVKSAAFAWVIGAGLLGAAFTGGMFVASSITHSSVAYSARSGVLSDNEQLWAKVAWRYFVNNTQVSTGLVNSLDNYPVVNLWQIGDTLVTLTAAAQLGLINRQEFDQRLTLLLATISHLPLVEGKTPNLLYNTANGQMIDYAHQPKPLGWSAQDIGRLMIGLKVVVRFYPEYAEYLDKVLLRWNFCQIIDGHGELLKSATVNGRFIAKPEGVLGYSEYTAGAFGLWGFPVGISANLPYNTTFIYDIPIDFDIRDARTTYVPSIVVSLPYLLTVMELKSTPIFKQQKKRIDNIYRVQEIRWQKEHILTARSDYFTSVAPYHVYDTVFANGYHWNTISEDGQFHPDLALVSTRVVFGLWVLWNSPYTDALMQLTQMQYDEQRGWYEGRYENNGAYNKTISLTTNAMVLETLLYKAAGSLINSDSTAGYLDVRMSDIFSRPQLCLPQERVIRRQAASK from the coding sequence ATGCGCAAAACAGTGAAGTCCGCCGCTTTTGCCTGGGTTATTGGTGCTGGGCTACTGGGTGCTGCATTTACGGGCGGTATGTTTGTGGCAAGCAGTATTACTCACAGCTCTGTTGCCTATTCTGCCCGTAGTGGTGTGCTATCTGATAATGAACAATTGTGGGCGAAAGTAGCTTGGCGTTACTTTGTTAATAATACGCAAGTGAGTACTGGGTTGGTTAATTCTTTGGATAATTACCCGGTTGTTAATCTCTGGCAAATCGGCGACACACTTGTCACATTAACCGCAGCAGCCCAATTAGGGTTGATCAATCGTCAGGAGTTTGATCAGCGCCTCACACTATTATTGGCAACAATAAGTCATTTACCTTTGGTGGAGGGAAAAACGCCAAATCTGCTTTACAACACCGCCAACGGACAGATGATTGATTATGCTCACCAGCCAAAACCACTGGGGTGGTCTGCACAAGATATCGGCCGCTTAATGATAGGTTTGAAAGTTGTTGTGCGTTTTTATCCTGAATATGCTGAGTATTTGGATAAGGTCCTATTACGATGGAATTTCTGTCAGATTATTGATGGTCATGGTGAGTTACTGAAATCAGCGACTGTTAATGGCAGATTTATAGCCAAACCCGAAGGCGTTTTGGGTTATAGCGAATATACCGCTGGTGCGTTTGGTCTGTGGGGTTTTCCTGTAGGAATATCAGCTAATCTTCCCTATAACACCACGTTTATTTATGACATACCTATCGATTTTGATATCAGAGATGCTCGAACAACCTATGTACCCTCTATTGTCGTCAGCTTGCCTTATTTACTTACTGTAATGGAATTAAAAAGCACCCCAATATTTAAACAGCAAAAAAAACGGATAGATAATATCTATCGGGTACAAGAAATACGGTGGCAAAAAGAACATATATTGACGGCACGTAGTGATTATTTCACCTCAGTTGCGCCATATCACGTTTACGATACGGTGTTCGCTAACGGTTATCATTGGAATACGATTAGCGAAGACGGGCAATTTCATCCTGACCTGGCGTTGGTATCAACCCGTGTAGTTTTTGGCTTATGGGTTTTGTGGAATAGCCCTTATACCGATGCATTAATGCAGTTGACTCAGATGCAGTATGATGAACAACGCGGATGGTATGAGGGGCGTTATGAAAATAATGGTGCCTATAACAAAACAATTAGTCTGACGACAAACGCTATGGTATTGGAAACGCTGCTCTATAAAGCGGCGGGGAGTTTAATTAATAGCGACTCTACCGCGGGATATCTGGATGTGCGCATGAGTGATATTTTTTCACGACCACAATTATGCCTGCCGCAAGAAAGAGTCATCCGTCGACAGGCGGCATCGAAATGA